The following are from one region of the Methanolacinia paynteri genome:
- a CDS encoding 4Fe-4S binding protein produces the protein MAGELKQALKDKCSGMDIPLFGVADAGRWENPPFKPWMPEAFYPRSIFPEAKSVVVLGLPVHLPVIETAPSIWYRELYRTLNSLLDQYAWRIAEYLNERGYPSVFIPRDGYTGIDVLLEKPIAFFSHRHAAFFAGLGNFGVNNMLLTPEYGPRVRFGSVLTTAELPPDSMMEEELCTRCMACVRMCPASALSDKGQYPEFLTDKKACAENSAGLEKRRLAPCGICVKVCPAGKDRTLYDRKNIGIYDEDRNLRADLKRSWEHVRSYGTR, from the coding sequence ATGGCCGGGGAACTGAAACAGGCACTGAAAGATAAATGCAGTGGGATGGACATTCCTCTTTTCGGAGTGGCTGATGCTGGTCGGTGGGAGAATCCTCCGTTCAAACCGTGGATGCCTGAGGCTTTCTACCCCCGGTCGATCTTTCCGGAGGCCAAATCCGTTGTGGTACTCGGGCTACCTGTCCATCTGCCTGTCATCGAGACCGCCCCTTCGATCTGGTACAGGGAACTCTATCGCACCTTAAACAGCCTTCTCGACCAGTACGCCTGGCGGATTGCCGAATATCTCAACGAACGAGGGTATCCTTCGGTCTTTATACCCCGGGACGGGTACACGGGCATCGATGTGCTCCTTGAAAAACCGATCGCCTTCTTCTCCCACCGTCATGCCGCATTTTTCGCAGGACTCGGAAATTTCGGGGTGAACAATATGCTCCTGACCCCGGAATACGGTCCCCGCGTGCGTTTCGGGTCTGTGCTTACCACAGCCGAACTCCCACCCGATTCCATGATGGAGGAGGAGCTTTGCACCCGCTGCATGGCATGCGTACGGATGTGCCCGGCATCTGCCCTCAGCGATAAAGGGCAATACCCGGAGTTCCTTACAGATAAAAAGGCATGTGCGGAGAACAGTGCCGGACTTGAGAAGCGGCGCCTTGCTCCCTGCGGAATCTGCGTGAAGGTCTGTCCGGCAGGAAAAGATCGCACTTTATATGACAGAAAGAATATCGGGATATATGATGAAGACCGGAACCTGAGGGCCGACCTGAAACGGTCATGGGAGCATGTCAGGTCGTACGGGACGCGATAA
- a CDS encoding YunC family protein encodes MKGEIIRLGKKKIEGFVIPIGKVNLVFARTDKGLVGCGAFDVMALEKFGYAAAKVRPKGESVGDLDDLMNGEIAAANPSAEKLGMKEGMTGKDAIALL; translated from the coding sequence ATGAAAGGCGAAATAATCAGGCTCGGGAAAAAAAAGATCGAAGGATTCGTAATACCTATAGGAAAGGTAAACCTTGTCTTTGCCAGGACGGACAAGGGTCTTGTAGGATGCGGTGCGTTCGACGTCATGGCTCTTGAAAAGTTCGGGTATGCGGCTGCAAAAGTGAGACCTAAAGGAGAATCCGTAGGAGACCTCGACGACCTGATGAACGGAGAGATCGCGGCAGCGAACCCTTCTGCAGAAAAACTCGGCATGAAGGAGGGAATGACTGGAAAAGACGCAATTGCCCTCCTTTAA
- a CDS encoding DNA methyltransferase produces MPPINNITEFRKEISGFISTYNGGKTTETLAEVRTINEIPCNLYVNEFWTSRQRQASSIHEVSYRACFKPQLPRFFIELLTNGKDVVYDPFTGRGTTIIEAALLGRFVISNDANPLSRILCEPRLTPPEIQDVEKRLEEIEYDGSRRADIDLSMFFHESTLSEIVSLRDYLAERRKEGIEDPTDLWIRMVATNRLTGHSSGFFSVYTLPPNQAVSPESQVKINKKRDQVPGYRDTKKLILKKTKSLLKNLEQTEADNLYSASGNAVFLSNNAVSVPEIDDDSVALTVTSPPFLDIVQYSKDNWLRCWFNSLDAGEIEKKITMAGTTAGWCQVMGDVFRELFRITKPGGWVAFEVGEVRNGKVCLDEHVVPLGINAGFECAGVVINEQHFTKTSNIWGIENRKKGTNTNRIAVFRKPE; encoded by the coding sequence ATGCCGCCGATAAATAATATCACTGAGTTCAGAAAAGAGATCTCCGGCTTTATATCCACGTATAACGGGGGTAAAACCACGGAGACTCTTGCCGAAGTTCGGACTATAAATGAAATTCCCTGCAATTTGTATGTAAACGAATTCTGGACGTCAAGGCAGCGGCAGGCATCTTCGATTCACGAGGTTTCATACCGTGCATGCTTCAAGCCGCAGCTTCCACGGTTTTTCATTGAGCTGCTTACGAATGGGAAAGATGTTGTCTATGATCCTTTCACCGGCAGGGGGACGACAATAATCGAGGCGGCTCTTCTCGGCAGATTCGTTATATCCAATGATGCAAATCCCCTCAGCAGGATATTGTGCGAACCGAGGCTGACGCCCCCGGAGATTCAGGATGTCGAAAAGAGGCTTGAGGAGATCGAATATGATGGCTCCAGGAGGGCCGATATTGATCTTTCAATGTTCTTTCATGAATCGACTCTTTCGGAGATAGTGTCCCTGAGAGACTATCTTGCTGAGAGGCGAAAGGAGGGTATCGAGGACCCGACAGACCTGTGGATAAGGATGGTCGCAACAAACCGGCTCACAGGTCACTCCAGCGGTTTTTTTTCGGTATATACACTCCCGCCGAACCAAGCCGTGTCTCCGGAAAGTCAGGTGAAGATCAACAAAAAAAGAGATCAGGTGCCTGGGTACAGGGACACGAAAAAGCTGATCCTTAAGAAGACGAAAAGCCTCCTTAAAAATCTTGAGCAGACGGAGGCCGATAACCTTTATTCGGCATCAGGGAATGCTGTCTTCCTTTCGAACAATGCAGTCTCCGTTCCGGAGATCGATGACGATTCGGTTGCTCTTACCGTGACCTCGCCCCCGTTCCTTGACATAGTTCAGTACTCAAAGGACAACTGGCTCCGCTGCTGGTTCAACTCGCTCGATGCAGGAGAGATAGAGAAGAAGATCACGATGGCCGGGACAACGGCCGGGTGGTGCCAGGTGATGGGTGATGTCTTCAGGGAGCTCTTCAGGATCACGAAACCCGGCGGATGGGTTGCCTTCGAGGTAGGCGAGGTCAGAAACGGCAAAGTATGCCTTGACGAGCATGTCGTTCCGCTCGGGATTAATGCAGGATTCGAATGTGCAGGTGTCGTGATAAACGAGCAGCACTTTACGAAGACATCCAATATCTGGGGTATAGAGAACCGGAAGAAAGGTACGAATACGAACAGGATCGCGGTATTCCGGAAGCCTGAATAA
- a CDS encoding cache domain-containing protein has protein sequence MNFMGLFSNIGFIALLLVFCFSFACGCAGIDNVSTVGSAGGGGDDAAEALQYLESGVNSSLSDTLALAGETSRALADIDRNQTQVNVILGDSQERFSWIDSAAFISPGGQVVAIMPESYSDLVGADLSYQEIVQEALATRSPVMSDYMLLDEGVMGTLLEYPVYSEDGEYAGILSFAFTPAELIEPYAGDIKSKYGYSVMVAQPDGVILYDEDSEEIGSETFVNPAYEAYPSLIAFAEEYSSSPSGTYNYSFKATGSADEVQKQAFWGTVEILDKEWRVMVIKEI, from the coding sequence ATGAATTTCATGGGTCTTTTCTCGAATATTGGATTCATTGCACTATTGCTCGTATTCTGTTTTTCATTTGCCTGCGGCTGTGCTGGTATTGATAATGTCTCAACTGTAGGGTCTGCCGGAGGGGGAGGGGATGATGCCGCCGAAGCATTGCAGTACCTGGAATCGGGAGTTAATTCGTCCCTGTCGGACACGCTTGCACTTGCAGGTGAAACATCCCGGGCTCTCGCAGATATCGATCGCAACCAGACACAGGTGAACGTGATCCTCGGGGATTCACAGGAGAGATTTTCGTGGATCGACTCGGCAGCATTCATAAGTCCCGGCGGGCAGGTCGTTGCAATAATGCCCGAATCGTACAGCGATCTTGTCGGTGCTGATCTCTCATACCAGGAGATTGTACAGGAGGCTCTTGCAACCCGTTCGCCGGTAATGTCGGATTATATGCTGCTTGATGAAGGTGTTATGGGAACACTTCTCGAATATCCCGTATATTCGGAGGATGGTGAATATGCAGGAATCCTCTCTTTCGCGTTCACTCCCGCAGAGCTGATCGAGCCTTATGCAGGGGATATAAAATCGAAGTACGGTTATTCTGTCATGGTTGCACAGCCTGACGGGGTTATTCTTTATGACGAGGACTCGGAAGAGATCGGGAGTGAAACGTTCGTAAATCCGGCTTACGAGGCATATCCCTCGCTGATTGCATTTGCTGAGGAATATTCATCGAGCCCCTCGGGTACATATAATTACTCCTTCAAAGCGACAGGTTCTGCCGATGAAGTTCAAAAGCAGGCATTCTGGGGCACCGTAGAAATTCTTGACAAAGAATGGCGGGTGATGGTTATAAAGGAGATATAA
- a CDS encoding spore germination protein GerW family protein has translation MSSEELFEKTLKELDRLIHEGSTLGDPVEINGCTIIPVFAYGFGFGAGFGGNDKTGQGGGAGAGGGMSPIALVVIDKNTEGIEGVRVVPVKKPGPVTEAITAIGEEIIPKVVEMMNKKEEEEGKEEVKKEETKKGK, from the coding sequence ATGTCTTCAGAAGAACTGTTTGAAAAAACGTTAAAAGAATTGGACAGGCTCATCCACGAGGGAAGCACCCTCGGTGACCCTGTTGAGATCAACGGCTGCACGATAATCCCGGTATTCGCGTACGGTTTCGGGTTCGGAGCCGGATTCGGAGGAAACGACAAGACCGGACAGGGCGGAGGAGCAGGTGCAGGGGGCGGAATGTCCCCGATAGCACTTGTCGTAATCGATAAGAACACCGAAGGAATCGAGGGCGTAAGGGTCGTTCCGGTGAAAAAGCCCGGCCCCGTTACCGAGGCTATAACTGCCATCGGGGAGGAGATCATCCCGAAAGTCGTCGAAATGATGAACAAGAAAGAAGAAGAAGAAGGAAAAGAAGAGGTCAAAAAGGAAGAAACGAAAAAAGGAAAATAA
- a CDS encoding DUF2953 domain-containing protein, with product MVSFLLAAALIIGLILVVLAVHILALPVKFSGRLRSSRSDLFLAWISWGFLRASVKVSAGGTATLYLFSFRLKEFSLGKEETTPEETEKDKQPFDPGKIKPLLDEAAVIFREISFDYLRVNARVGLGDPAGTGMAFGLVSALKGVLSCSDRFELNILPVFETEALECEIEAGFRISRFYRIIAPAIRIFRISGEKKEKNKADTAGGVPAA from the coding sequence ATGGTCTCTTTTCTCTTAGCCGCAGCACTAATTATAGGATTAATTTTAGTCGTTTTAGCCGTGCATATCCTGGCTCTGCCCGTAAAGTTCTCCGGCAGGCTGAGATCGAGCAGGAGCGATCTTTTTCTGGCATGGATAAGCTGGGGATTTCTCCGTGCATCGGTGAAGGTATCTGCCGGCGGCACTGCTACGCTCTATCTCTTTTCATTCAGGCTTAAGGAGTTTTCCCTGGGAAAAGAAGAAACCACCCCCGAAGAGACGGAGAAGGATAAACAGCCGTTTGATCCCGGAAAAATAAAGCCTTTGCTCGACGAGGCAGCTGTAATCTTCAGGGAGATAAGTTTCGATTACCTCAGGGTGAATGCAAGGGTCGGCCTTGGCGATCCTGCCGGGACAGGGATGGCGTTCGGTCTGGTCTCCGCCCTGAAAGGTGTATTAAGCTGTTCCGATCGTTTCGAACTGAATATTCTCCCGGTTTTTGAGACCGAGGCGCTGGAGTGCGAAATTGAAGCAGGGTTCAGGATCTCCAGGTTCTACAGGATAATAGCCCCGGCAATCAGGATCTTCAGAATATCCGGTGAGAAGAAAGAGAAAAATAAAGCGGATACCGCCGGGGGTGTCCCTGCCGCATGA
- a CDS encoding ABC transporter permease — MSTPIFFEFAKRSVRLHWLRSLLAVIGIVIGVAAIASMGMLGNSLTLSISDSLSDVGDSVVVYSHGGSVVEDKITKRMLKDIVRAAGSNDVIPVYNKADEIEAGGEEGFVTVYAFETQDIPLILDLEEGQYLKSSAGALAGSRIAEEYDLKVGSRVKLGDDNLRIVGILKERGMGFDINPDSALVVTDKFFSSTYDQEDYDFVVVKMRNLDDIEDVKDSIDAKMNKKDDVVDIFDTKAILEAISSAFSQISMFTTAIGGISLVVAGVSIFNIQMMSVTERIKEIGIIRSIGTKKSEVLKMFLYEAFLLGLFGAIVGAFFSFVAGFVVLMLMLNSTTYLFEPSTLVYIPYGMLFGIGTSLISGFYPAWKAANLNPIEALRFE; from the coding sequence GTGAGCACACCGATATTTTTCGAGTTTGCGAAGAGAAGCGTGAGGCTTCACTGGCTGAGATCGCTTCTCGCCGTCATCGGCATTGTCATCGGTGTTGCCGCAATCGCGTCCATGGGAATGCTTGGAAACAGCCTTACGCTGTCGATATCCGATTCACTCTCGGATGTCGGAGATTCCGTAGTCGTCTATTCTCACGGGGGTTCAGTTGTTGAAGACAAGATCACGAAGAGAATGCTTAAGGATATCGTCAGGGCGGCCGGTTCAAACGATGTGATTCCTGTCTATAATAAGGCCGACGAGATCGAGGCAGGGGGAGAAGAAGGTTTCGTCACCGTCTATGCTTTTGAAACACAGGACATTCCGTTGATTCTCGATCTCGAGGAAGGCCAGTACCTGAAGAGTTCTGCCGGAGCGCTTGCGGGCAGCAGAATTGCCGAAGAATACGACCTGAAGGTAGGCAGCCGTGTCAAACTCGGTGACGATAACCTGAGGATTGTAGGAATACTAAAAGAGAGAGGAATGGGATTCGATATCAATCCCGATTCCGCCCTCGTCGTAACCGACAAATTCTTTTCATCGACATACGACCAGGAGGATTATGACTTCGTCGTAGTCAAAATGAGGAACTTGGACGATATCGAGGATGTAAAGGATTCAATCGACGCAAAGATGAACAAAAAGGACGACGTGGTAGATATCTTCGATACAAAAGCGATCCTCGAGGCGATCTCCAGCGCATTCAGCCAGATCTCGATGTTCACGACGGCGATAGGCGGAATATCCCTTGTAGTTGCCGGAGTCTCGATATTCAATATCCAGATGATGTCCGTAACCGAGAGGATAAAGGAGATCGGAATCATCAGGAGCATAGGGACCAAGAAGAGCGAGGTCCTGAAGATGTTCCTCTACGAAGCATTCCTCCTCGGTCTTTTCGGTGCGATTGTCGGGGCATTCTTCAGTTTTGTAGCCGGCTTTGTGGTGCTGATGTTAATGCTAAACAGTACCACGTACCTCTTCGAACCTTCGACCCTGGTATACATCCCGTACGGAATGCTGTTCGGGATCGGTACAAGTCTAATCTCGGGATTCTATCCTGCATGGAAAGCGGCAAACCTGAACCCGATCGAGGCGCTGAGATTCGAATAA
- a CDS encoding ABC transporter ATP-binding protein: MHVIQLEGVSRIYRMTFGDVVALNNVSLSIEEGDFIAIMGPSGSGKSTLLNMIGSLDVPTKGRLYINGTDVSRLSDDQLTDLRRDTIGFIFQQFNLIPLLTVRENVEYPYILKYRKKDTEGRCDELIRQMGLTESLSHHKPNELSGGQQQRVAIARALVNDPKILLCDEPTGNLDSKTGLQVMELLKSLNEQGKTIIMVTHDNHIAEYSKRIITIADGEIQ, translated from the coding sequence ATGCATGTAATACAACTTGAAGGGGTCTCCAGGATCTACCGCATGACTTTCGGGGATGTGGTGGCGCTCAATAATGTCTCTCTTTCTATCGAAGAGGGAGATTTTATTGCAATAATGGGACCGTCAGGTTCGGGCAAATCCACGCTCCTCAATATGATAGGCTCCCTGGATGTCCCTACGAAAGGCAGGTTATACATCAACGGGACTGATGTCAGCAGGCTCTCCGACGATCAGCTTACAGATCTCAGGCGGGACACGATTGGGTTCATCTTCCAGCAGTTCAACCTGATTCCCCTCCTTACCGTAAGGGAGAACGTCGAGTACCCGTATATTCTCAAGTACCGTAAAAAGGACACGGAAGGCAGGTGCGACGAGCTTATCAGGCAGATGGGGCTTACCGAGAGCCTGAGCCACCACAAACCCAACGAACTCTCAGGCGGACAGCAGCAGAGGGTTGCAATCGCACGTGCACTTGTCAACGACCCGAAGATCCTGCTCTGTGACGAACCCACAGGAAACCTGGACTCAAAAACCGGACTGCAGGTAATGGAGCTGTTAAAGAGTCTCAACGAGCAGGGCAAGACCATTATCATGGTAACGCATGACAACCACATAGCCGAATATTCAAAGAGAATTATTACAATCGCGGACGGTGAAATACAGTGA
- a CDS encoding COG1361 S-layer family protein — translation MKSGIIILLILTAFLATAASAASTSTNDAASYIEITSYEVSPSVFMKGDTGTIAVTIKNTGSSSVEIQSADLFSKDLTLVNEESYSTVGTVGPGTSRDFTFTIRADASDGIYYPRFYINFAGGGSMSGLIPVKVESTPLEISIIDIPDEFGKDVKDPVTVLVGNPRENAVNGVVVKPESDTASFIQNSYFIGELQPDGSQQVEFEVIPSESGEIVFNVEYRNGINLHTTEQVLTYTIGEGKKDAEIVVNNVEVSSGSSYYTVTGDVTNAGLKNAKSVIVTSSDPAVPTDPNRLYVVGELEPDDFSSFEVTFTAENTNEVPLSIIYKDEDGNSYEEKVTVSLGASYSQSSGQSSQDSSGDGFPVGLVILVIIIAAGVGGAILYSWKKEGRL, via the coding sequence ATGAAATCAGGAATTATAATTTTGTTAATACTGACGGCATTTCTTGCGACGGCAGCATCGGCGGCTTCAACATCTACGAATGATGCCGCCTCCTATATCGAGATTACGTCATATGAGGTCAGTCCTTCGGTCTTCATGAAGGGAGACACGGGAACAATCGCAGTTACAATAAAAAATACAGGATCTTCCAGCGTCGAGATCCAGAGTGCAGACCTTTTCTCAAAAGATCTTACTCTCGTAAATGAAGAATCTTATTCGACCGTAGGAACAGTCGGACCGGGTACAAGCAGGGACTTTACCTTCACCATTAGGGCCGATGCATCCGACGGCATATATTACCCGAGATTCTACATCAACTTTGCAGGGGGAGGCAGTATGAGTGGCCTGATTCCCGTCAAGGTCGAGAGCACCCCGCTGGAGATATCGATAATCGATATTCCCGATGAATTCGGAAAAGACGTCAAGGACCCGGTGACCGTGCTTGTCGGAAACCCGAGGGAGAATGCGGTAAACGGTGTCGTGGTGAAGCCTGAAAGCGACACTGCATCGTTTATACAGAACAGCTATTTCATCGGAGAACTCCAGCCTGACGGGAGCCAGCAGGTTGAATTCGAGGTCATCCCTTCGGAATCGGGGGAGATCGTATTCAACGTCGAATACAGGAACGGGATCAACCTTCATACAACAGAGCAGGTGCTTACCTACACGATCGGGGAAGGCAAGAAAGATGCCGAGATAGTAGTAAACAATGTCGAGGTGTCCTCCGGAAGCAGTTACTACACCGTGACAGGTGATGTTACAAATGCAGGCCTTAAAAATGCAAAATCGGTGATCGTTACATCTTCTGATCCCGCTGTTCCGACCGACCCAAACCGCCTCTATGTAGTCGGCGAACTCGAACCTGACGATTTCTCAAGCTTCGAAGTCACGTTTACGGCTGAAAACACGAATGAAGTCCCTCTGAGCATAATATACAAGGATGAAGACGGAAACAGCTACGAAGAGAAGGTGACGGTCTCTCTCGGGGCGTCATACTCCCAGTCATCAGGGCAGTCGTCACAGGATTCCTCAGGTGACGGGTTCCCCGTCGGCCTTGTAATACTGGTCATCATAATTGCTGCAGGAGTAGGCGGAGCGATCCTGTATTCGTGGAAGAAAGAAGGCAGGTTATAA
- a CDS encoding Yip1 family protein — protein MISVKEILITPGHFFEKKCREEASLKMPVLIVLITAVISGISAYIVSGKTIEAMGSGLEGYAFIASLFGFAFAFVSAFVYWIIWVLAFLVMIYILKGKSAFKQLAEVTGYGFIPQIFGGIITTAIMMTSIQNLVIPATSNMQEIEVAMKAFTTSAPMMAASFVTIIFTIWSANIWLFGIKESSGLEFKKAAICVGVPLVIFIILSLSSFVM, from the coding sequence ATGATTTCGGTAAAAGAAATATTGATTACCCCGGGGCATTTCTTTGAGAAGAAATGCAGGGAGGAGGCGTCCCTGAAGATGCCCGTACTGATAGTGCTGATTACGGCAGTTATCAGCGGAATATCTGCATATATAGTCTCGGGAAAGACCATTGAGGCCATGGGGTCAGGCCTTGAAGGATATGCATTCATCGCTTCGCTATTCGGTTTTGCATTCGCTTTTGTTTCAGCGTTTGTTTACTGGATAATATGGGTCTTGGCATTCCTGGTAATGATATATATCCTGAAAGGAAAGTCCGCATTTAAGCAGCTTGCAGAAGTTACCGGGTACGGCTTTATTCCACAAATATTCGGTGGAATTATCACCACGGCCATAATGATGACATCTATCCAGAACCTTGTAATCCCGGCAACTTCCAACATGCAGGAGATTGAGGTTGCCATGAAGGCATTTACAACTTCAGCACCAATGATGGCTGCATCCTTTGTAACCATAATATTTACAATATGGTCTGCGAATATCTGGTTATTCGGGATCAAAGAATCCTCAGGTCTGGAATTCAAAAAGGCCGCAATATGTGTTGGCGTGCCGCTTGTGATATTCATAATACTCAGCCTGAGTTCATTCGTCATGTGA
- a CDS encoding arsenate-mycothiol transferase ArsC — MNGNRSVLFICTHNSVRSFMAEYIGRSKYPDIVFRSAGIYPLKPDPAAVAVLKEEGIDPKDHRPSTIGSCSGEYFDLIVFMCPHAMRNAYSLPKSKGIILHEVSVPAGGTGNLSGFRELRDNLKVFIDEIAETIRI, encoded by the coding sequence GTGAACGGAAACAGATCGGTCCTTTTCATATGCACCCACAACTCTGTGAGATCCTTTATGGCCGAATACATAGGAAGATCGAAATACCCGGATATCGTCTTCAGGAGTGCAGGGATCTATCCTCTAAAACCCGATCCTGCAGCTGTTGCCGTACTTAAAGAAGAAGGCATAGATCCTAAGGACCACAGGCCGTCAACGATAGGGTCCTGTTCGGGTGAGTACTTTGATCTTATAGTGTTCATGTGCCCCCATGCGATGAGGAACGCATACTCACTGCCAAAATCGAAGGGGATTATACTGCATGAAGTTAGTGTTCCGGCGGGGGGAACCGGCAATCTTTCAGGATTCAGGGAACTGAGAGACAACCTCAAAGTCTTTATTGATGAGATTGCCGAAACTATAAGGATCTGA
- a CDS encoding small multi-drug export protein: MEAEYTNSEIRILNAGKIILNLSLPFAILGVYIFVLWMLLPYSLFLSMLTLMFIYFVPPAGKESVIPIGIALGIPWWTVAFSIAMMDILSTLFMVLNFDLVLKIPIAGTKWMKTFMEHGESFFRKHRWLEKLSTLGLAIFVMIPMQGTGGIATPIVGRMIGIPPLQIILAVIAGALSGCFLIALGSEFLKDLLVYNLSLGIIVIIAIAVCAAAAWFLWKRKQNRLKERKPAHRI; this comes from the coding sequence ATGGAAGCTGAATACACAAATTCAGAGATAAGAATTCTGAATGCAGGGAAAATAATCCTTAACCTTTCCCTTCCTTTTGCAATCCTCGGAGTTTATATCTTCGTACTCTGGATGCTGCTTCCATATTCCCTGTTCTTGTCCATGCTGACTCTTATGTTCATCTATTTCGTTCCCCCGGCAGGGAAGGAGAGCGTGATTCCCATCGGAATCGCACTGGGCATACCCTGGTGGACAGTTGCGTTCTCGATCGCCATGATGGATATCCTCTCGACTCTGTTCATGGTCCTGAACTTCGATCTCGTACTAAAGATTCCGATTGCCGGAACAAAATGGATGAAAACCTTCATGGAGCATGGAGAATCTTTCTTCAGGAAACACAGGTGGCTTGAAAAACTCTCAACCCTCGGGCTGGCGATCTTCGTAATGATTCCTATGCAGGGCACCGGGGGAATCGCAACGCCCATAGTCGGCAGGATGATCGGAATTCCGCCGCTGCAGATCATTCTCGCGGTAATTGCCGGTGCTCTTTCCGGTTGTTTCCTGATCGCACTCGGATCGGAGTTCCTGAAAGATCTGCTTGTATATAACCTGAGTCTCGGCATAATCGTAATAATCGCGATTGCTGTGTGCGCTGCAGCAGCATGGTTCCTCTGGAAGAGAAAACAGAACAGGCTGAAGGAGAGAAAGCCGGCCCATAGGATATGA
- a CDS encoding small multi-drug export protein, translating to MKTGGTDRMTDLISPEVPEIKDPFIKRLLFLTLPFIVIGIYIFLLYLILTPEKFEIILGLMAINLIPPAGKESVIPLGIAAGIPWYIIGTTTAMMDVAAALFMILNFDLALKIPILGKWIYGFMHKGSAFFLKYKWLEGLSIFGLMIFVMVPFQGSGGIGGTLLGRIMGLPPLQLFIGIAAGSFLGSYILAIGFEFATSVLAINPLYLALIIVALVIIATAANYFYKKMKNSRES from the coding sequence TTGAAGACAGGCGGGACTGACAGGATGACCGACCTGATCTCCCCCGAAGTCCCGGAAATAAAAGATCCTTTTATCAAACGATTACTTTTTCTGACTCTTCCGTTCATTGTAATCGGAATCTACATATTTCTCCTGTACTTAATTCTGACACCGGAAAAATTCGAGATTATTCTCGGCCTGATGGCGATCAACCTCATCCCCCCTGCCGGAAAGGAGAGCGTAATCCCTCTTGGAATTGCAGCGGGGATACCCTGGTATATCATCGGAACTACAACCGCCATGATGGACGTTGCAGCAGCACTCTTCATGATCCTCAACTTCGATCTTGCACTTAAGATCCCGATACTCGGGAAGTGGATCTATGGATTCATGCACAAAGGGAGCGCCTTTTTCTTGAAATACAAGTGGCTGGAAGGCCTATCCATATTCGGACTGATGATCTTCGTTATGGTTCCCTTCCAGGGATCAGGAGGTATAGGCGGAACCTTACTGGGAAGAATTATGGGCCTTCCGCCGCTGCAGCTCTTCATCGGAATTGCAGCAGGCTCTTTCCTGGGCTCTTATATCCTTGCAATTGGATTCGAGTTTGCAACATCCGTCCTTGCGATAAACCCGCTCTACCTTGCTCTTATAATAGTCGCGCTGGTGATCATAGCAACCGCTGCAAATTACTTTTATAAAAAGATGAAAAACAGCAGGGAAAGCTGA